TTGTGtgattcctttcttcctttatccctccttccttttcctttctttcttctacaaATATTAACTGACAAGCAGAACCACTTAACTCATTTTACTATTCCAAATCCATTTCCTTAGAGCTCTCCAAGCAAGAGATATCCTTAGAATTTGCAACTGCTCTAAAACAAGGAAtagatttacttaaaatattaaaattatggtTGAAAAGAACTAGTATGGACCTCGTAAAGAAAAAACTTATAGGTgataaaaaaataactacaatcTGGAAGAGGatgaaatatataatgaaataactacgctttccatttttttcctcccttataCATTTGTTATAGGACCGTTACCCTCAAAATGGCAAATGACAACTGCTGAACCTCCTTGTGTGAATAAATTATCTGACTGGAAGCTGGAGATACTTCAGAATGGCTTGTATTTAATTTATGGCCAAGTGGCTCCTGATGCAACCTACAAGGGTGTAGCCCCCTTTGCAGTGCAGCTATGTAAAAATGAAGACATGATACAAATTCTAACCAACAATTCTATAATCCAGAATGTAGGAGGGACTTATGAATTGCATGCTGGAGATATAATACGCTTGATGTTCAACTCTGAATATCAGgttctaaaaaataatacattctgGGGAATTGTTTTACTAGCAAATCCCCAATTCCTTTCCTAGAGACTTGATTTGGTCTCTTCATCCTCTTTAGCATGTGCAGAAGTGCCAGCGAGTGGGTTGGAGGGGACAGTTTTTCAATGCCTACAGTCTGTTTGGGTATACAAATCAGCACAAACAGAGCTCTTTGGCATGTGAATTTTCATCTCTCATGCTTATCTGAAAGAGATGCAGAAGAAGAGCAAAAGACTTTGGTTATCCCTGATGTCGGGACCTGCAATGATATTTCATTAATCAATGATAAAGGAATACAGGACAGAAGCTCTTAAAAGAATCATTGTCTAATCCTTGAATCCCTGGATGGAAAGAAATGAAGTCCTATTGCCATGGAAGCTTTATCTGGTATGCAAAAATGATCCAGGGCAGTAGTCTGGCCTTGTTTTCAAGTTCTTGGGCTGCTTTCCTTCATTCTTCCCATATTCTCATCTTCTGAGACTCTCCTAATAAAAAGTAGTCAGATTGGTAGGGTGGTCCCAGATATGCCAACAACACCCTACTTTAGATGTAATGATGCTAGAAAATAGAGAACACTTGAAGAATTATTGACATAGAGACACAGATGGCCTGAAATGGAATCTACATCATCTGGGAATTTCTCTTGGTTTCATCATACTCAAGATGCAAGGTGCTTTATAAAACTAGTTGATCAAAGGGGTCATTCTGAATCTTCACCTAGGGCTTCATGAAAACTCATTATTTGTTTGTGTGTATAAGCATTGCTAATTGTAAAGTGAGTATAACTGTCAGTAATCATTAGATTTAAACCCAGAAATTGGTATTAACATTATTATGGTAGTAACATGTATTATGTCATGtaatgatttcatatttttagatgGCATTCTATAGTTTGCAAAATGCTTTTGTATATCATGTAGCAACTCTACAAAGTTAATGAGCAGgcattttggggaaaattttaaCCCTGAGAATATGGAGCCAGATAGAGCACAGGAAATTTGCCTCAACTCATAGAACAAGTGACTGACTAACAACCTATGGGCTTTGCACTGTATCACACCATCTCAGCTTTAGAACTGTTATCTCTGCTATCACATTATGAATCTGTACAGTGGAGCAAACTCCATTTTCAGAAAACATATTCCCCTTCAGCCTAAGGTGGGTAGGGTGAAACTACAACAGATTCTGCCTTTACTaccaaatttcttttcctttccctaccTGGAGCAGGAAGCCCCAGGGTGGTGCTCAGGGCTTCCCCTAACCAATCCCCTTCCTCACTTTGAAGAGCCCATCTCAGTCAAATGTGCTAACTTCTAAACATAGTGAATAGCACTGAATTCAAATGTTTAGGACTCTGTTAAATTAGCTATTTGTAGATTCTTACTGAAAGATAtgtaatattacattttaaataaatttaaaatatttatggatatttGTGAAAAGCTATATTATGTCCAATAATATTATCACATATAAAGctaatctaaaattttttaattttgtgtaaaaATATTGCTCATGAATAGGTTAAGCCTGAGGCCAAGCTGTTTCTTagtctttcttttaaaacaaacaaacaaacaaacaaaaaacctgctGAACAGCTGTGGTGCCAAAGACTTGGAGACCTTGTTGCTCTTATATTAGCATGTCTTCTCAGGAAATTAAAGTTGtcacatatatttatagaatGCTGGTGGTACTgatctttgttttgttataaGCAGCAGTGTGCTACAGTGGGCTAGCACTAGCTCATTTAGAGCAtactgttaaattttcaggaactTTTGTGCTCTGGTTATTAATTACAGTCATCCTTGAAATTGACTATGGTGGGAATATTTATACCATGGgaattggcaaacactacaaatcagtaCATTTCCTTGGAACAGCTGGCTCACCAGCACACTGCTGTTTGTAAAACTCGCCTTCTTAATAATGACTGCTCTTTGACCCTGCTTCATTCCTGAGACAATCAAGGCAGgcaaaaggagaaagtaaaattGTCAAACACTGACATAGTTGTGATTTCTCAGGGCAAGCAGAGGTCTCTGCAGCTGCAGGCAGAGGGATGGCTACCAGCAGATGATCTTTGAATTTTCTTGGTTTTATATAACTTCAATCTTTGTTTTCAATGTATACTGTTTCCCTGTTTCTCCACATAGTAGTCTGCATtctaaaaactataataaaatgtgtattgGTAACTGGACAACAGTGGGTTTATCTGTGGGTTATCAGACTAACGTTAGTGATACGGGGAACATTAAGGTACATCAGAGGAATCCACGTCCATATGAAACACTATTTGGCAAGTGTTAGGCAAAAGTGAGAGCTGGATTAGCTTTTGGTCACAGATGTCCCCATTTCTGATGGGTTAGTCAGACAGTTTCACTTTCTGACTTCCACTCACCTCCTCTACTCCACCCCACCCACACTTACCATCAAAGCCATTGTTAAGACTTCTCACACTAATTGTTTTTTGCCTTCCATTCTACTCCACAAACAAGAGTGTGCTATCATACTGTGGATTAAGTCTCTGCTTCTGAAGATGGCAGTTAATTGAACAGTGACACAGTCTTATGCATTTGAGGGAGCAAACTCCATAGATGAACTGTATCGGTACATCTTGGAGATGACATGCCTGCCTCTGTGTTCCACACCAATGAGGCAATTTCACTTGGCTGgtgggggccagggtggggtgACATTTTTtattagagagaaggaaaagccCAAATCGGATTGACTGATAGGATAGCAATTTAAGGATGTCCTTCAGGTAGAAGCTATAAATGATGCCTTGGCACACATATGTTCCTTGACCTGAAACAATGTATGTGTTTATTCTAGGGTTCCCTTGTGATTCCGGGAGAGTCTCTCCACTGCTCATGACTCTCCCGTGAGTCTCACATTTATCTATAGGTAACTCAGATACACCCCTTGCCCCTACAGAGTAAGAGACTATGAGCCCATCACAATGTAGCAAGATTCTCCTGTCTCCACTACAGAGCAGCTGTCCTTTCTCTTCCTGACAGATTTCCTGGGTAGGGTCAGACTCTAGACCACTGTCAGCTTCAGCTTTCTCACTTGGAGgcaggtaccagttctttgtatcTTCCAATTGTTAGAAATATATTCCAAAGCTCCCTTAGAAGTTCTCTTGAAGTCCTCTTTCCAGGCTTGAGGTTAGAAAGTTTCATTGCTCCCCATCCCTCCTGCAAAGGGTGTGGGTAAGGACTCACAGAATGGCCACAGCTATCTGTAAATGTTGTCATGAATCTCTGCTtctccctgccctcacctcctttTATCCTTGATCTAGCTGAAGTGTCTACAAGTGAGTGGACAGTGGGGATTTGCTTTCATTCCCTTTATAAACTCTACGTATTTCAGGGGGAAGAATTGGCTTACTCTGATATCCAGGTACCAATCATATTATGCCAGAGTTGAAACTGAGTCAGAAAGAGTCCCACTTTAACatctagttttattcttataTGTCTAAAAAGGATCTGGGGGActtataataaaatgtggaaatacAAAAACCCCCAACCATCATCATAGGAGCAATAAAATAAGAggtaactattaatacaaaggcagagggagaaggaaatcATTATTGAGAAAAGTTAGATATAAGAACATTATTGCAAATGAACATAAaacattgcttttaattttttgatagtcaaggaaaattagagaaacttaaagaaaatgaaattgttttatataacttttttaaagaacactgttttggggggaaaaagaacatttttctagTGCTGAGTTTTAAGCAAACTGTCCACATTAAATGCCCTGAATCATGGAGTCATTCTTCACTCTTGTCCTTCACCCATCTAATCTTAGGAAATCACATTGTTTTTAACCTTTGAAGAGAATCTGACCTCTTGTGTGCTATAACTCTTGTCTGTGCCACGAAGATTATTTCAACAGCTTCAATCTTTGTAGGCAGACAAACTTGCTTGCAAGTTCCAGCTTTGTCGTTTATTGCTTCTTTggatcttggacaaattacttgCCCTTTCTGAGACTAATATCTTGTTTGCTTTGTTTACTATTGTTTatccagtgcctgacacataagtgggagtttgataaatatttgttgaatcaaggaatacatttaaaataccaactaatatatgtaaagttcCTGATACATGGTAGACACTAAGTAAATGGTGTCTGccctcatttttacttttattaaagattttaatttattttaaagtttttgaacTTTGTAGTTTCCCAGGAgatgtttatttaacatatacCTCTTACTAGCTCTGCTCCCCAAGAAGATGTAAGCCCCAAGATGAAAGCACTCTATTTATTCAgtgctgtattcccagcacctagaacagtgtctggcacattgaaaaagctcaacaaatattgaaatgaaggaaaaaaataatgggaCAGTGGTTCTTAGTTAGAATGACCACTAAGACATAAGGCATATATGTTGAAATGATGTGTTTACTTCCATTCTTCTAGGTTTTTTTAAACTCTAAGTAAGATAATGTGTGGAAAATTCTAAGTACATGCATAACAAATGCTCAGTAAAAGCTGGTTGTTATCACCATTGTATTaataccaccaccatcatcaagATGGTCatgattttattatcttcattttcctaGGAAGAGACATACTAGAATACATCAGTTTTCCTTACCACAGTAATGCTTTTACCAAATTTTAAGTTAagctttactttttattaaatattttattctatctaTATTAGAAAAAGCCCCATACATTTTCTCTAAAAGTGGTTCTTCACTGTTTATTATGTTACCCTTCATCCTTCAGGCAAACCCACTCAGGACAGCTAATCTTTCATGAACCTGAAGCCATATTTCTTTGGGAATTTTTTCTCACATATTTCTATACAAGAGTCAAGAGTTTAACAAGATGTGGGATTTTGGAATTTGCATGTTTTCCTCTGCAAAGTCACTATGAATCTTTTAAGTCTTGAATTTGTCATTAATTGCTcgaaataaacattttcagaaacacAAACTGTGGTTTCTGAGCACAGATGTTGACAGATGCTAAGTTAGGTGGTAAGGTTTTTCTTCAACAAGGCTCTTCAGAATGATTATTTCACAATGGTGAAATTACCATGTCTGATATCCAGTCTTTGGTTTATGGGTCCAGAAATTCAACTGTAACAAAGTCTTAGACTTTGTAATTCTTCCAGGGCCTGAATAACCAAAATCAGAAGAGAGTGAGATATAAATGAAAGTGGAATTTTATTAGTTAGTACATTGTCTCCTTGAAAAAGCATTATAATGGAAATCCAAATTATAACCAGAAGGCTCTTGGCAGGCGTGGAATCCAAGCTAGGCCGGTTAGGCAGAGAGCTTGaatgaataagataaaatatgCCTCTTTTAGTCATTAAACAAGTATTTTCTGGGGCCAACTGTATCCTAGGTACTATGCTAGGCACCAGAGGagacacaaaatgaaaagatgtaaTGCCTGTCCTCAAGCATTTTAGAGTTTAGCAGAAAAACAGTGtgtaaaaaaatgaacagaggatTGTGTTTATGGTAATCACTCTAATGGGAGTAAATTAGTGCAGGAAAAAGATGAAGGAGAACCTGTACAGGGACAATGGTATTGGTGATGGGGATAGGGAATAGTTTGAGAGAAAAATGTATGATATAGAATCATCAGAATTTAATGATTGCGGTAGAAACTATTGGGACTATTGGGATTTCCGTCAAGCTTGTAGCGATTTCCTTATCAGACTTCTTTATCCACAGGGGTGGGGCTCAGCAGTCTCATTTCTACCATGGGGGCCCATACTACTTACCATCACCCCAGGGGTCCATTGGCAAAATTAAGGCCTGGAGCTCTTGTTCCAGAGATAGATACACTTCCATCAGGAGACACATCGGGATTCCATTGAACCAGAAATTAAGACTGCCACCTGGTCACTTTGGGCTCCTCATGCCTCTGAGTCAATAGGCCAAGAAGAAAGTTATGGTGTTGGCTGGGGTTAATGATCTGCATTGCCAGAAAAAAATTGGATGACTACTACTTTACAAGGGAGATAACAAAGAGTATGTATGTCTGGAATACAGAAGATCCCTCAGGGTATCTCTTAGTATGACTGTGCTTTGTTATTAAGGTCAGTGGAAAACTACACTCATACAGTCATGGAGCCAGGACCACAAATGGCTCAGACCCTTCAGCAATGCAGGTTTTAGTCACCCCATCAGGTAAAGAACCACAACCAGCTGAGATTTTTTCTGAAgggaaaggaaatacagaatggATAGTAGAAAAGGGTAGTTATCAATCCCAGCTATGACCTTGTAATCAGTTAAAGAACTAGTCCATAATGGT
Above is a window of Lemur catta isolate mLemCat1 chromosome 3, mLemCat1.pri, whole genome shotgun sequence DNA encoding:
- the TNFSF18 gene encoding tumor necrosis factor ligand superfamily member 18; the encoded protein is MVHPSLVNICFPQLSFLQKMSLSHMENMPLSHSSPQGAQRSSWKPWLLCSTTLMMLLLCSFNIIFTFLPLKTANEPCVAKFGPLPSKWQMTTAEPPCVNKLSDWKLEILQNGLYLIYGQVAPDATYKGVAPFAVQLCKNEDMIQILTNNSIIQNVGGTYELHAGDIIRLMFNSEYQVLKNNTFWGIVLLANPQFLS